Proteins encoded together in one Epinephelus lanceolatus isolate andai-2023 chromosome 4, ASM4190304v1, whole genome shotgun sequence window:
- the egln2 gene encoding uncharacterized protein egln2: MESLGHTDPLNPSSSLGSVAVSTTQQSVFGAAEIHHTYRADMGLNGVCAAPVGSPTAAELLAGLASQTDSPAITTPTKLSKTGVPLYNGGVVSPSATVEGSHAGVLAHTPNGYPAQIKGAVGVTGDPMYPLTSRASLMENGDRAAHEKCPSLMRRINGDLKARQVQQKRRGGENRDMGSGAPHGLTMESPGSGSSVDSAFASGDLDCKRRRLADESVAHKSSEASRVARVVAPLANCSNSSHSNQMTVNHVHCVTPQSPFTPHTNQHTGHKVASSGPLAAPSQTSPVEAKCIPTPPPPARAGWSAEHIAQQYIIPCMKYYGICLKDNFLGPELGSRVLDEVEVLNRSGKFRGGQLVSQKNIPSRSIRGDQIAWVEGGQPGCESIGALMAHIDEAVMYSAANGQLGDCVINGRTKAMVACYPGNGAGYVRHVDNPNGDGRCITCIYYLNKNWDVKKQGGMLQIYPEGKNVVANIEPLFDRLLIFWSDRRNPHEVKPAFATRYAITVWYFDAKERAEAKEKYRLATGQKGVQVPVTQNSRT, translated from the exons ATGGAGAGCTTGGGACACACGGACCCTTTAAACCCAAGCTCTTCCCTCGGATCCGTAGCTGTTTCAACCACGCAGCAGAGCGTCTTTGGAGCGGCAGAGATTCATCACACGTACCGAGCGGACATGGGGCTTAACGGCGTATGCGCGGCACCGGTCGGGAGTCCGACGGCCGCGGAGTTACTCGCGGGTCTGGCCTCTCAGACCGACTCCCCTGCAATCACAACCCCGACGAAGCTGTCTAAAACCGGCGTGCCGCTCTACAACGGTGGGGTGGTGTCTCCATCTGCCACCGTGGAGGGGAGCCACGCAGGCGTTTTGGCTCACACACCAAACGGTTACCCGGCACAGATAAAAGGGGCGGTGGGGGTGACAGGCGACCCCATGTACCCTCTCACTAGCAGAGCCTCTCTGATGGAGAACGGGGACCGGGCAGCTCATGAGAAGTGTCCTTCACTGATGAGGAGAATCAATGGTGACCTGAAAGCCAGGCAGGTGCAACAGAAACGCAGAGGTGGGGAGAATCGGGACATGGGGTCAGGAGCTCCTCATGGCCTCACAATGGAGTCACCCGGGTCAGGAAGTTCTGTGGACTCGGCTTTTGCTTCTGGGGACTTGGACTGTAAGCGGAGACGGTTGGCAGATGAAAGTGTTGCTCACAAATCTTCAGAGGCCTCCAGAGTGGCCCGAGTGGTCGCCCCGCTCGCCAACTGCAGCAACAGTTCCCATAGCAACCAAATGACTGTCAATCATGTGCACTGTGTCACTCCCCAATCTCCCTTCACCCCTCATACTAACCAGCACACCGGACATAAAGTGGCCTCCTCAGGACCGCTAGCTGCACCCAGCCAGACCTCCCCCGTCGAGGCTAAGTGCATCCCGACTCCACCACCTCCAGCAAGGGCAGGCTGGTCGGCAGAGCACATAGCCCAGCAGTACATCATCCCCTGCATGAAATACTATGGCATCTGTCTGAAGGACAACTTCCTGGGCCCTGAGCTGGGCAGCAGGGTCCTGGATGAGGTGGAGGTCCTAAACCGCAGCGGGAAATTTCGGGGTGGGCAGCTGGTGAGCCAGAAGAACATCCCCTCTCGGAGCATCCGAGGTGACCAGATAGCCTGGGTGGAGGGAGGACAGCCCGGGTGCGAGAGCATCGGGGCACTGATGGCTCACATCGATGAGGCCGTCATGTACAGCGCTGCCAATGGACAGCTGGGGGACTGCGTCATCAATGGACGCACCAAG GCAATGGTTGCTTGTTACCCGGGGAACGGGGCGGGGTACGTCCGTCATGTTGACAACCCTAACGGTGACGGACGTTGCATCACGTGTATCTACTATCTCAACAAGAACTGGGATGTCAAG AAACAAGGAGGGATGCTGCAGATCTACCCTGAAGGCAAAAATGTGGTGGCCAACATCGAACCTCTGTTTGACCGGCTGCTCATCTTCTGGTCTGACCGCAGGAACCCACACGAAGTCAAGCCGGCCTTCGCCACTCG CTATGCCATCACAGTCTGGTACTTTGATGCCAAAGAGAGAGCTGAAGCTAAAGAGAAATACAGATTGG CAACAGGACAGAAAGGTGTTCAAGTGCCTGTCACCCAAAACAGCAGGACATAA